Genomic DNA from Fusarium oxysporum Fo47 chromosome IX, complete sequence:
TAACGCTCTATAGACGAATTCATCTTCCCCATGACTATCCACCCCGATGTATCAGGCAGACCCCACGTTCTCTTGATGCACGAACGCATCATCGAGCACATCAACAAGCATGAAGGTGTCGAATGGGTCACCATGGCAGAGGTCAGTTGCCACTCATCATAAGTGCGTTTGATAAAGTTTATATTGCTGACATTTACCAGATGAGCGATTacttcaagagcaagaatCCTGCCCCAGAAGGTGCTCTTATGCCGGCTAGCCACGATgaggtgatgaagaagtttcAGGAGTCAGCGTAGAAGCAGTGAAATTACAGGCCCCCGGGTTGGGAGTTATGGGCTTAAAGAGAACCAAGCCGAGCAATAAGAATTACTAGTCTGATTTTTCACCTACTGCTATTTATAACTCTTCACATCTAACTGAGTCTCTCTGACATTTTTCGATACTACTAAGAACCAATCCTGCAACAGACTGGAACACCAAACGCCcatttactaatattattcCACTAACATCAAGCTGCATTACATGGAGGGTAGCACTACTCTGTGACTACCTGACTGTGAAGTTTAAGTTCGTCGCCGAAGAGGCGTAGTTTGTCCAGTTTTAGTCCTATGAATACCTTGGAAGATGCCGACACCTTGAAGGTCGCGAAAGACAACGGGGTATGAACTGGTGCCATGGCCATCATTGAACTTGATGAGCCCCCCTTTAATGTATATTTTGTTAAACATAATGCTCTTCCTAATTCTCTATGGGACATCCAATTCATACCAGCCACGCCGTGCTTTTCAGATCCCTTAACCTCTAAATCCCTTCATTATGACTCAAAATTCCTCTAAGATATACCATACCTAGTAACTAAATCGATCTCACCAGGATAGACTAAATGCAGTTCTGCGGCTATGGAGAGTCTTGCTATGCCTTATATACACCTTTATAAATATAGAATGttcttttctattttatCTTCTGTGATTTCTAATACATAACTTGGCTTCCGCaggtttataatataaaataaggCCAGTAAAATAGGCAGACTTAGCAAGCTACTTTTTAATCTATAGTTATCTTAATCCTAAGTCTATAATAAGTCtataaaataaatttataattagattaataaatttaaaatataagatactagttataatagcctaaatatataatatattgtttatataacttatttcttatcctatattatatttaagcctaatattatattatagcaGTTCAAGTAGTATTTATTAGagtatataatactacttTACGGTATATACTAGCTTAGGTATTATTCCTAAATGATTTAAAGtaaagataagaaagaagtaataactaatttaactaattaattaatcttaaGATAATCTAAGTTCACCTAttaatcttagtattaataaaagccttattagccctatttataataataaatcctttagtattaataaagtattattaacCTAGAATTAAATACCTTTAcctctttcttattatatattataagattaagcTTCTTTCtatccttataatatatcttagtaGTAAGTACTTCTAGAAAAGGCACCTCCTTAAGGATAAGGCTACTTAATGCCTTCTTAGAGGGTCTATAAAGCATAGTAttaactaagttatattacTCAATTAGATAAGCTGTTAGGGCAATTACCTAAGTAATAGCTAAATGGCCCTTATTATAAGGCGATCCTGTTTTAGTAGCCTTAACAAGGAAGTAGATGTTATCAAGCTGATCAAGTGCCTCCTTGTAGATCTTCTTGTCGCCGAACTCAGCGGCTATAGCGGCGATGAAGCTCGGAGAGGACCCTCGCCGGCACGGTAGATACCGGAGTCCATCTTGTCGGCACCTTTTAGGTCTCTGACCACCACTTCGCCCTTGCCACCGTACTTGATGTTGAGGGGTTGAGTGTGCTGTAAAATAGTCAGTTATCACCCCATGGCTCGAACAGGTATAAGACATACCATTTTGGCAGCGTGGTCCCAGAAATGACCCATTTTGTCTAGGATTTCCAACGAGTGCCGTCCAGACTCTAAAAGCTGTTGCGATGGAACCTGTCCCATGCTTTCCCTCCCGTGAATAATCGCAGAGAGAATGCTACCAGCAACACATGTCGAGTATGCGTAGACTGAAGCATCGACATGGCAGCCTGCCTTCTGCGCACGGTGCAACAGAGACGGGATCTTGGAGGCGTGCTCACAACATGCTTCATAGGTTTTGGACAAGAAATTAGGTGGTGCTTTCACCTTAAAGTTTTGTAATCGCAGTGCCAATAGGAACGGGTGACTGATGAGACAGTGACAAAGGTGAAAAACGATGCTAGCAAATATGGCGTGTTGCATGTCCTGATGATCTGGCGTTCTATTGGAGAGTTTGTGCTATCATATAATATCTTTGATAGGCACCTCCTTAACttaaaggtaataattaattaaaagGAAAAAGGAGTTTATAGGTTTgaattttaattataagtttTAAGGTAAGGTATTATCTGTCTTACGTTAGTGAAGGATGTATTTAGTATAACATCTAAGAGCTAAAGCAATAAGGATAGTAAGGGTAAAATAACCTTGAAACTTGCCTAGATTAGTATCctagtaaaatataataaagtattagAGTTTGCTTCTAGCTTCTAGTTCTAAATACCtcctctttattatataattaagcgTGGTAGTCTTTATTAGCTATAGCTAGCAATTATTGCACCGTGACTTATCTCCCAAACATTTCGTTTTTCTCTgtttaaaaatattatttccgCGTTAGTGTCGTGTTCGTGCTTTACAGGTGATCGCAGAGGTAAGACAGCAAGGTGACAAGGTGGTGAAACATGACGGGCCGAGAGTTCCATCAGGCAGGGCAAGCAAATCAAGGAATGATTATAGCAGAGTGCAATATATGGATTCGTACTAATAGCTGGTATAAGCTTGCTAAATACAGCAGATGCTATAAGTAaggtatattatttaaattctcttatataaatttagttattaataggctattaatatagattaatactattaaagtaTTACTTAAGGTTTTACCAACTATTAGAACTAAATAAAGCAATGCCACGGCCCCACAAGTTTTCAGTACGCCGTCATGTGCCAAATCTCACACAGCGGGGTAAGTGATAAAATTTCCCTCATACTACTCCGTTTAGTTTCATCGAAGCTGATTGTCATATCGAACACTACAATACCACAAAATGTCAGCTTCTGAGGATCCAGATACGCAAACGCCGCCTAGAGACGAGACCGAATTATGCAGCCGCCCAACGCATCGTTTGCAGGAGATTAAAGTCGGAGATAACGGCGTCCAGCTCTTGGTATCAACAAAAGACCACCTCTATGACGCTAAAGACGTTGGAGCTGGAGTCAACTCTTATCAAGTTATTGGTTCTTGGGAAGACAGCTCAGTCCAGGAACtcaccaagatcttgaaccaACGCCAAGCCATTACAAATCGGCAGTCACCCGCATACGCTGAAGCATCTCGGTTTGAGAAACATGGGGCAGGAAAGTCTCTGGCAGAGGCTGGTCGAGAGCAACACAATAGGGCTGTGGACAGGCCACAGAGGAGCGAATAGAACTATCTTGTTGATTGCGTATACCCTGCACTTACGCATCCCTCGTCTACCGTGCCTTCATTGCGTACATATTGCCGCTGGTTCTGGGATCTCAGCACATCGTTGAGACTACCCTCTGAAACAGACCCAAAGAATTGAATGGATCCATGACCGGCCCTAGCTCCCTTGATGTTAAATAGGTCCCCTAGTGTAGACACGCATATTTGCTTTCCATCGTTCCCGACGCTGATATCTTCAACCACGTGGACCCGTCCTGAGGATGCCCATTGCGATGCCCGGTCACAGACACTTAAACACTGTTTCGTGCTTTCCAACTCATTTTGAAGTGTCTCGCGATTCGCACCAGGATCGATTTTCTGATTCAAATCTTGTACCAAGGACCTAAGCCGAAGATTCTCTTCAGTATTATCACGGTGCGATTCGAGGCGGTCGATGGTGTCCGAGAGATTGTAGCTGCATGTCTTGAGCGTGGAAATAGTGAGGGAATCAGCAAGTGTCATGTTGCCAGCTGAGATAGACATGACAGCAGCATTCGAGGCAGACCCAGTAAAAACGGGTTGAAAACTCATTCCATTGATTTCTTCAAGGAGATGTTTCAAATACTCAAGGCATCGTTCTGtactttctttttcgtttTCGAATTTCCGGAGATTGGCCTGGCCTTCAGCAGCTTCGGCCGTGGCGCCTTGAGATACTATGTCTTGCAATTTGGAGTCGATGTCTTTCAGATGCTTCTCCAGATCAAGCTTAGTGTCGCAAATCAAGTTTTTGTAGTCGTTCAGAACTTGAAGGGTAACCTTGGAGGAGCGCCTAGAAGCAAGTTAGCGAAACCTTTTCACTTGGGGCGAGCAACTAACAAGTTGGCGTCAGCTAGCGCTATAGTTATCGTCCCTTTGTAACCGGCTAAGAGTTCTTTGAAAGAAACAATATCGCCATTCATGTACATTAACTTGGCCCAATCTCTCaagcttgttcttgtctcTGCTCGAGTGCGCCTGCTGTTCTGCTCGATCAGGGTTTGGAAATCTACACACGCCTGTCGGCACTGAATGAGGGGAACTTTGAGCGGTAAGAACGCGGTCTCGTCGGAACGCACATGATCTTGCAGCGGACTGAGAACTGATTCAAGACCTTTGAGTTCGCGAACAAGATCTAAAACTGCAGTTCGATGGTTTCGGAAGCTTTGGATAGTCTCATAGAGTATTTTGCTTGATTGCAGTGTAGCGGTGACAACGGCGATTAGTCCTGACGCTACACTGAGCGGATCACCCATGATGAGTCACTGCTTCGCGCGTGAGGCCTAATTCCCAAAAATGTTAAGTACAGATGCGATAAAAAGTACTTTTTCTTTAATGCTTTCAATTTTGGCCATAAAACAAACTGAGCTAGGCTGAGGCATAAAGAAGCATCGGGCTTTCATAAGCGGGGTAAATAAGAGGCGTAGATCCTATAAGCTCCACACTCTCTGGCGAGTATTAGGAGCAGGTTTAGGTAGTAAGATTTTAATTAGGTCTGTTATCTCAGAGAGTGGCCtatatagtaaatataattaaaactaaaaataACTTACGAAGTAAAAACAGAAAAAAATAATATGTTAATATTAATAGCATGTAACTAtttaaaatagtaataaaatatcttgTTTTTATACCTCAAGCTAGTATAAATAAACCAGGTCAGGTCTATTATATCCTGCACTGCTTACATCTACTCCTCTGAAATATACATGGGCCTATAAGGCTACTTGCACTATAATATAAACCGTATATGCAATATATATTGCTGCTCCTTCCACCACTTTAGAATATTTATCTAACCAATGTTGGGTGTTTTAAAGCAAAAGAGCGTAGATCAGCGAGCCGCTGCATGAGGAACCTGCAATAGATACTATGTGTAACACATCTACTCATTCATTGTATTGTAGAGGATACTGATATAGAACTTCGTGAGGTAGGGCTCCAATATCATTAGTTTCAAGATAGACTTTCTTATCCATGGGAGATCTCTATCACAAGGTGACGCAATTTCAGTCCATACACTCTTGGACCGCCGCGCTGGGATATACAGGGCACACGTGCATCTCGTCTCCGTCATAGTCGCCTGCGAAGGACTTCAAAATGTATTAAGATATTCCCATGCAAGGTTTGTCCCAGAACCCGATTCTCATGTATTGTAGGGACCTCGGAGATAATACAGGAGGTCTCACTACAACAGCGTAGTCTCTATGCTACGCGTGTCGTCCTGTATTTGAAGTCGTTTTCTTGGAATTAGGGAACGGTCCATTTAGATTTAATTTAATCAGGTATGGCTATCCAGTAGAAGTCGTAGTCCTACTAGGGGTGACTATCATCCTCAGACTTCCATCTGCATGACCGTTGAGGATACCGTTGCGGATTCTCCCACCCGTATCTTCATGGAACCCTTGAGTATCTTATACCTCTCCTCAGGAAACTTACCCTTACCGTTAAGCGCCACTTTGTCTGATTTTGCCGCATCATCGGTCACTATGCCCATACTTACGGCCAGGGACTGCATGGGAAGCATTCTACCAGATAGTCTGACACACCCAGACGACCTGAACAGTCCTGGTCCGGATTGATGTGATACCCAGCTTTATATTCTGATATGTTGTTCACCTCGCACCTAAGAACATTTTCCATATGCATCTTTGAATGACCAATACCGGGAACAATCCATATGTCGGACGGGTCTGACCCATCGTAGGCCAATCTATTGACGTTGAAAGGTTCCATTGTTGATATGCTCTGCAATCACGTTGCATGACTTATATGCCATATAAAACATGGGAAAGATAGACaactatataattatatccCCTCCTACTGGTGGTAAGCGTAAGGTAGATTATCTTATTCCAGACATTCACCTAAGCCATTCTACACATATGTATTCACAGGGAATACAACGTTTTATAAATGGATATGCATTTGTGCTAAATTCATCCTAAATATTCAGAAGGGGCAAAGTAGAGCACTGGACTGTATCGCTATGCACCACGCACGTTCTAAAGGGAATATAATCTATCGGAGTTCGTAATGTCGTTGACTTAGCCCCATTTCTAAAGCAAAGCCCGAGGTATCAACGTCCTCTCGCACATAAGAATGGCTTCCTTCGACCCCTTCTATCGAATCTTCGAAATATTTCCTTAACAGGTCTCGAAATTGAACCATTCTTGGATGTGTCGCTCTGATGAGTGAGGACAGCGACTAGTGACTAGTGAGATGCTGACGTAGATCCGGTGGCTGTCATACGACTAGAGGCGACAGGAGCAATAATGTTGGTCCAAATGTTATATTTCAAGGCTTCCGTGGTGAGGGTCACGCCGAGATCAATCATGCCGGCCTTGGCAGCGAGTAAGACCGAGACACAGCTCTGATTTTACCAATTGAGCTTGCAGATCTGTATCAACTGGGCAGGCATTTTGATATAATGTGTAAGTTGTGAGCGAGATGTCTgatttgcagttgagaccgGTGGCTGAAAGCTTATGTCACCACATCGAACCTAGAGCTTGTGAATACGTTCAATCGTGCTTTTCTGCAATTGGCGACTCGTTGGCTTCTGACTGTCCTCATATCCGACCCCCAAGGCAAGGCTCAAGCCCTGGCTCACACTTTGGAGGTTACTTCAAGTTGAGTCTGAACGCGACACTCAATTTTCTATCACTATATAAAGCCTGCTTTTTGTCTACCTCCAAGCCTACTGCTAATTTCCACTCATATCCTAATATATCATTCTCCGTGATCTCGCATCagccagagaagaagagtttCAATCGTGCATCATCCCCCTGCTGCCGGATCACCTCTTGAGGCAAGCTTCCCCAGCTTACAGAATGTAGGTCTGTTCAAGCGTCACAGAAAGGGCCCCGCTGCCCCGACACGAAATCTTGTCTGAGATTCGTGTTCAACTGGAATCATATCATCGACGAGATGTATATGAGCCCTCCACCGGAACCGCCTTCCAACCCTGCCCATTCGCCCCTAACGCCTGTTCTGAACTCGGTCACAAAAGGGTCAAGGATATATCAATAAATCATGCGGAGGATTGTTGCAACAAGACCGTGCCGATATACATCGTTCCAGGTGTCGGGGGTCACATGGCACTGCGCTGCGCTCTACATAACTGGCTATACAACAAATGGTATCAACCATATCGGAATGATATCGAGTATCACCAATTCATCGCGAAGCTATTTTATCCTTGCAGACCTCCTCCCGATATGTCTCCAGTATCACTGGTCACGCTAATAAACGAGCTGCATGGGAGAATCTGCGACCAAGTAGCGACATATTAACGAGAGGTCGTGACTCTTCCCCCACAGTCCACATTTGGGGTCCCAGGCTTTGGAGATCAGGAGTTTTTGATCCTGCAGCCACTATTCAAGGCAGTAACAATCATTCTTTCTGGGGGCGACTTCAACGTTCGTGTAACAGATATGGGAAAGTTGCAAGTTCTCATTACCCTCACCGGTAAAGACAGCGGGCTAAGTCAACAGCTGAACTTCAAATCCATCAGTCACCATGTTACAAATTTCATATCGGATACAGCAGTCCAGGTGCCTCTGCATGTAGCCATTGACTTTATCACCGCCCACAATCAACGCGAAATTGCTGCATTTGGCCCCCAGCCTGACCCTCTCAAGTCAACGCTGGGATTTCGAAACGGCTATCTGTACCTCCTGAAGACTTGCCTGTTGTTGTGAGCTCTCTTGGCGGGGGAGATGAACCAATGGAGGGGCCAAGCTCAACTTGGGTTGATACTCCGATTCATACTGGGTGGCCTAGAGTCAACGCCTTCGATGATGAGAGGGTCTATCAGTGGGAAGAGAAACGCGAGCGATGGAAGTTGCTTCGAGAAGTCGCTGGTATCAGCCTTAATTATGTCAGGTTTCATCGCCGAAAAAGCAAATAATTAGAAGGCTGATGGAAAATATAACAGAGAGGGTCAGCACAGGCGTATAAAGGTTATTGAATGCTTTAGATAGCATATAAAAGACATGCTCCTTCAACCAACTTATACATCTTCTGCCCTCGGTGCATGATCTGGTTCTAACTAAAAATGGCAAATCTATGTTGATGCTTGAGAATACCGGGGCTGTAGCAGCTTTTTCACAACGCGATCAATTACCTCAGCAGCCCCAAGCactttctcctcttcaagtTTCCGTCCGACGATCTGCAGCCCAACTGGAAGATTCATAGCAGCCATCTCGTCTTTGTCCTTGTTCCAGAGCCCCTGGTTCCATTCATCCTCAGGTCCTCTAGCAGGATACGAGAACGGTGTGTCAACATCCCCCGACTGTATCGTTCCGCCAGGTATAACCATCGCGGTATAGTCAAGAACATTCCACACCTTTGTATAGCCAACCCAGCCGCATCCACCGTGTCGAACAGCGGCATGCGGCATGACGGGCATGAGAAGCACGTCAGCCTTTCTGCCAGTTGCAGACTGGATCGAGTTCCACTTCTCCAGGTAACCTTGCTGGAGATCcaatttcttcttgttgagcttccAATATTCGTATACCGAAATTGCTTTGCCGCGATTGACAAGGCGTTTGACGTGAGGGATGAATGGCTCTCCAGCCCTTGATATATCTTGGCGGATatcttcaccaccatcagCAGTATAAAACATATCCTATTGCAACGTCAGTCAATTAGGTCCCGGGTTCGACGCCGGGAGTATCACCATAGTTCTTATACACTGCTCGTGGAGTTCAGTATTCCACTCCACAATCTCATGACCCTCAAGCTTCAAAGCTTCAACTGCATCTCGCAATGCTCGCGTTATCGGTGGATGTGGAcgaacaacaccatcatccaTCAGAACACCGATAGTAAGTGGGCGGTCATGCATTTCTTCATATAAGTGGCCTCGCCAAGGAAGCGGAGCGCAGCGTGCATCGTAATCCCATGGCTTTGACTCGATTAGGCTGTGCATGGCATATTTGATCATGCTCAGGTCCCGTGCCATTGGACCAATTGAAGATGGAACATGTTCCTGACCCTCTGTCGAAACAGGGACGCCTTGGTAAGGTAGTCTTGTGCTCTAGTGATCAATCAGCGGGATATTGGTGATTTCTGTATCAATAGCAACTCACACTCGGCTTCAATCCATATATGCCCATCATGTGGCTAGGAATGCGGATGCTTCCGCCAATATCTGTACCCCATCCGAGCATAGAGGCACCGCAAGAAAGCAGGACAGCCTCACCACCTGTAGAGCCACCTGGTGTGTAATCTTTATTCATGGGATTGGTAGTCAACCCCCAAAGGGGATTCTCCGTCTCGCACCACTAGATACCAGTAAGCCAAGGTGCTTAGTCTGGATTGAGATCAGTCGCCCACCATAATGCTTTGAGGCAAGTTCGATTTTGCGAGAACGATAGCGCCCAGTGATTTGAGCATTTTGACCAGTATGGCATCGTCAGTAGCTGGATTGAAGGACCGTCCAACGTAGCCCAGAGTGCTATCATAGCCCTTAATATTGAATTGGTCCTTGAGAGTAATCACCAAGCCATGTAGGGGTCCTATTGGCTGTTTCTCGCTGATCATGTAggcatcaagctcttcgGCCTGTTGCAAAGCATCTTCGAAAGCAACTTCTGTAAGACTGGATCAAGATTAGCCCTTGACACATCGTATCCTAGGATGATTCTTACCAATTGGTCTACATTATGTTAATTGTGATTAGAAAAGTATTAATTTTCGCAACGTAGTATCCAAAGACATACCtgttgatgaacttggaTCGCCCTATATGAAGATGCATTAAGTATTTGGCACAGCacttatactaatattaatgACGTACCGTTCTATCAATCCTTGCACAACGGTTTTGCATGTCAGCTGCCCTTTAGATATAAGGCTTAAAGTTTGGGTTGTATCGGCAAGCTGGTCGATATCGACATTTTGTAACTCTTTGTACTTCCCAAGTTCCAACAAAGCCTTGGACAAAATGTCACgctgttgttgtttcttGCGCTCAACTGTTGACTGCCAAGGCAGAGGCTCGGGATCAATTGAACCAGGAGCCATTGTCCTAACTTGGCAGAGAATTCTCCAATAAGCCACTGAAATCCTTTTGCCGCTATAATAATACGAGTCTTTTTCTGTACTGGAGGGGAGAGGGAGACTGTGATCTGCAGCAACGACCCCATCCTTGGATATACCTTGCCAAACTCCGCGCCTATGCCGATAAAAGTAGATTTTAGTCCAGTCATAAGCCGAATCCAAACCCGAGTCGCCGAGATAGCGATAGCCAAAGGCGGTTGAGAACCGGGAGTGGGGGTGGACTCGGCGCTAGCTTACTGATGATAGAGCCCGACTGATCGAATGATGGTGCTGCTACATTGTCCTCGACAGATGAGACGACCTTTGGCGGAAGACGCCGCAAGAACGTCTTTAAGTCACTGTTAGTAAGAACTATCTTGATTGATATATCCGAGAGGTAAATgcgttgatgagatcaatTGTTACACTGTCAAACACCATCGACATCATTCATCATTCAGCAGTACGCATTACACTACTAAAACTTGCCCCACATGGCCATTCCGACAAGCACAAATGGTCACAGCAACGGATGTCAAGATGCCGATGTCCATGATGTCTGCGTTGTTGGAGCTGGCCCATCAGGCCTCATGCTGAGGTGAGCTGCTGAATTAATGTTCGCCTCTTTCCGTACTGATAGTTGCTCTAGTGTTGTGTTGGCAAAGCTTGGTCTATCAGTCAAGGTTATTGATGAGAGGCCCGATCAGACGACCGTCGGTCGTGCTGATGGTATCCAACCCAAGACTATTGAGACTTTGCAAATGCTGCGAATTGGCGATGATCTTGTACAAACAGGTGTCAAGGTTCATGACATCTGCATGTGGCGGGGCTCATCAACAGAAGGACTTCGCCGTACAGGACGTGAAGTCCACTATCCATCTTTAGTGGTAGATGTGCTACATCCATACATCCTTTTGTGCCATCAAGGAATGATGGAAGGCACCTTTATCAACGACCTGCGAAAAAGTGGTGTCGAAGTCACTCGCAGTCACACCTTCAGAGGAGTAACAGACTCTTCCGATCATCTCCAGATCGAATGCGACAAAGACGGTGAAACACGTACAGCTATTCCGGCCAGATACCTAGTTGGCTGTGATGGAGCTCGCTCAGCAGTACGGAACGCCATTCCAGGtgctgcttctcaaggaacTCCTCATAACTCTGTTTGGGGAGTTTTGGATGGAGAGTTAGATACTGACTTCCCTGACATATGGAGCAAGACCGTCATATTTTCCGAGGAACACGGATCAGTTCTTCTTATTCCACGTGAGCGGAACATGACCCGACTTTACATCGAGATGAAGAGTTCGGTCACTTCCAAGGGCCTCGGTCAGGAGTTTGTCATGGAGCAGGCACGTCTTATCATGGCCCCATACACCGTCAACTGGACATCAGTGGAGTGGTTTGGCAACTATCAAGTATCTCAACGCTTTGCAACGCGGTTCTTGGACCCGACTCAGCGGATATTCATTGCTGGAGACGCCAGTCATACGCACAGTCCAAAGGCTGCCCAGGGAATGAACACCAGTGTCCATGACTCTTGGAACTTGGGCTGGAAGCTCAACCTTGCTGCACGTGGTTTCGCCAAAGATGGTATACTTCTACAATCTTACGAGCAAGAGCGGAAGAAGATTGCGgaggatctcatcaactttgACTTTGAACACGCTAATGAGATCGCTGGAGGTGACTCCAAAAGACTCGCTGAGAACTTCCGCAAGAACACACGCTTTATTTCGGGAGTGGGGGTTGAGTATGGTCCCAATGAGCTGAATCATCCTCTAGATTCTGTTCCTGGTGGCGATGCTAAGCCTGGCTGCAATCTCCCGCAAGCAAAGGTTACACGCTACATAGACGCTTGTCCAGTTGATGTTCAGCTCGATGTCCCGGTTCTTGGCCAGTTCCGAGTCTATGTAGTCGCTCCGAACCTTACAGGGCGTCAAGAGAGTGGCTTCATCAAAGCGTTTGATGAGTCTATCTCGACACCGACCTCGTTCGTATTCCAGCTTGGCAAGTCAACGCAGACTTCATACCAACAAAAGCCTCGTGCCAACCGAGCCGATGATGTTTACGTGCGACCAGAACGGTACACGCGAGTCAACCAATTAATAACATTCGCTCTTCTCAGTAAGTAAAATCTATTCCATCGCCACTCTATCACAACTACTAACTCTCGGAATCTTTACAGCCTCTACAGATAAGAACGACTTTGAGCTCTCAGACCTGCCTCCCACATTTTCAAAGAGTAGGTGGACGGTGTATCTTGATGACGCGGCGCATTTAGATACCAAGCGAACCTCGTGTACAGAGAAGTGGCTTGGCTCTGTCGATAGTGGAGAGGTCGCAATTCTTGTAGTTAGACCGGATGGTTATGTTGGTGCCATTCGGCGTATCAAGAATGCTAGTGTTGAGGAGGGTGCAGCGGCGGCGAGTTGGCTCGATTCGTACTTTGGAGGATTTTTGCAGATTCCTTCTGTTTGAACGTGGATGAAATAGGAAGTCACTTGATGAAATACTGTATTAATTATCTTGTGCTGTGAGGCAATGTGTACACGAGATTTCGCACCGGAAACTCCTCTATTGAAGTTTGGATAATACGTACTAATCATCCGTTCAGATTGCAAGCAACATTTCATAAATTCTATATTTTAATCATGGCACTTTGGGGAGCCAAATGTTCGATTGTCCAAGTCATACATGCTCGCATTGCAGAAGGGAGATTAGTACAACTCACCACTGGTACAGGGCCTTCATCGCGTCCAGGTCCAGACTCACCGATGAGTATTGGATCACTCGTTATTGGTTTCTGAAGTCCTCTACATTACCAATATCCGAGTTCCCCGAGTCAACCAAACCATGTCGATAGAGAGCCAGGTCTCGACCACTG
This window encodes:
- a CDS encoding amidase signature domain-containing protein, which codes for MAPGSIDPEPLPWQSTVERKKQQQRDILSKALLELGKYKELQNVDIDQLADTTQTLSLISKGQLTCKTVVQGLIERAIQVHQQTNCLTEVAFEDALQQAEELDAYMISEKQPIGPLHGLVITLKDQFNIKGYDSTLGYVGRSFNPATDDAILVKMLKSLGAIVLAKSNLPQSIMWCETENPLWGLTTNPMNKDYTPGGSTGGEAVLLSCGASMLGWGTDIGGSIRIPSHMMGIYGLKPSSTRLPYQGVPVSTEGQEHVPSSIGPMARDLSMIKYAMHSLIESKPWDYDARCAPLPWRGHLYEEMHDRPLTIGVLMDDGVVRPHPPITRALRDAVEALKLEGHEIVEWNTELHEQCIRTMDMFYTADGGEDIRQDISRAGEPFIPHVKRLVNRGKAISVYEYWKLNKKKLDLQQGYLEKWNSIQSATGRKADVLLMPVMPHAAVRHGGCGWVGYTKVWNVLDYTAMVIPGGTIQSGDVDTPFSYPARGPEDEWNQGLWNKDKDEMAAMNLPVGLQIVGRKLEEEKVLGAAEVIDRVVKKLLQPRYSQAST
- a CDS encoding FAD binding domain-containing protein yields the protein MAIPTSTNGHSNGCQDADVHDVCVVGAGPSGLMLSVVLAKLGLSVKVIDERPDQTTVGRADGIQPKTIETLQMLRIGDDLVQTGVKVHDICMWRGSSTEGLRRTGREVHYPSLVVDVLHPYILLCHQGMMEGTFINDLRKSGVEVTRSHTFRGVTDSSDHLQIECDKDGETRTAIPARYLVGCDGARSAVRNAIPGAASQGTPHNSVWGVLDGELDTDFPDIWSKTVIFSEEHGSVLLIPRERNMTRLYIEMKSSVTSKGLGQEFVMEQARLIMAPYTVNWTSVEWFGNYQVSQRFATRFLDPTQRIFIAGDASHTHSPKAAQGMNTSVHDSWNLGWKLNLAARGFAKDGILLQSYEQERKKIAEDLINFDFEHANEIAGGDSKRLAENFRKNTRFISGVGVEYGPNELNHPLDSVPGGDAKPGCNLPQAKVTRYIDACPVDVQLDVPVLGQFRVYVVAPNLTGRQESGFIKAFDESISTPTSFVFQLGKSTQTSYQQKPRANRADDVYVRPERYTRVNQLITFALLTSTDKNDFELSDLPPTFSKSRWTVYLDDAAHLDTKRTSCTEKWLGSVDSGEVAILVVRPDGYVGAIRRIKNASVEEGAAAASWLDSYFGGFLQIPSV